The window gccgcctcctctcctacCGCCGCCGCCTCTTCGTCGGTGCTATCGAAGCCTGGGCTACGTGAGCGCGCAAGCTGCTGGTGGTGCTTGAGGCAAGGCTGCTGGGGCACGGTGCCTCCACGGGGCCGGGGACAGGTACGCGCGCTCGCCGCGGCAGGAACGAGAGTTGTCCCCACTCCTTCTGTTCCCCATCGCCGGCCTCCTCTCAGCCTTGGCCTCATTgctcacgggagagagagagagagagagagaggaggagaaggaggcggcggcggccgccgcggccAGAAGGAATGAGGGGGTTGGGGCGTTGGTCCTCCGCGACAACATCCAGCCTTCTCCCCATCGCAGTCGCGTGGTCCTCGACGACGACTCCcttgcgctcctcctcctccgcatcgACAGGACTCTCTCTAGCCTCTCGCTCCACCTCCTCGCACACTCCTGCAGGTTCGCCTCTTTTTTTTCCTTCCTGCAATCTTCCTAGGTAGAGAGGTTCATCTGTCTGGCTTCCTTTTTCCactcaaaaagaaaaaaacgacAACTCGTCTTAGATTAGATTGATTTGAGCAGGAGCAAGAAGTTCCTTTTTGGGATAATCCTTGATCTTAATTTAGATAATTAGGCTCCTGAATTTCGCTCTAGGTTGTTATGACATTCATCTTCTTTTCTGGAAGAGAGCAACACTCATCATGGATCAGGACTAAACATGGGATTTTGAAATAACATAATTTTGTGGTAGACTATTGTTTTACAGAGTTAGGATTTTGTTCTTTATGTCTGCCTGTCAGATAAAATCAGGTATACTTTAGCCGCCTTCTAGAACAACAGTTTTTGTTGGGATAAAAAAATAAGGAGGGACTGAGTTTTCTCCAATTCTCAAATTCATGTGCACATGTACATTTTCGTTTATTCTAAAAAGGGGAAAGGTTAATAGGACGGCAAAAGCTAACTGCAAGCTTGATGTCTTTTACTCATGTATAGATTATCTTGGCAATCAAGCCAACAAATCAAAAGGAGACAAAGGAAAATGTGTGACCAAAGGAGTCAAGCAAAAGCACACCAAGCAAATCACCACCATTGAAGTTTCAGCATCTGTTTTTCGTAGTTGGACTAAACCTGATTAGAAGGAGATGGTGCCCAGCGATGGGGGTGCTTGGCCGCTGCCACCGCCTAGGATGACCTCTTCGTCGGTGCTATCGGGAGCCTAGATTATCTTGGAAATCAAGCCAACAAATCAAAAGGAGACAAAGGAAAATGTGTGACCAAAGGAGTCAAGCAAAAGCACACCAAGCAAATCACCACCATTGAAGTTTCAGCATCTGTTTTTCGTAGTTGGACTAAACCCGATTAGAAGGAGATGGTGCCCAGCGATGGGGGTGCTTGGACGCTGCCACCGCCTAGGATGACCTCTTCGTCGGTGCTATCGGGAGCCTAGGCTACGTGTCCGACGAGAACTCTGCGAGCAGGCACGTAACCCATCTTGATGGCCTTTTCGTTTGTGCAATGTTGTGTTTCCCTTCTCCCGCTTGTTGTTTTGGTGCGATGGTAGGTGAGTTTCTGATGCATGGTGGCTGCTTGCAGGTGTAGAGGAGCAAGTTTTGGTTGGAATTGAAATTCCTGAAAGCAAGGTACTGTCAAATCATCCTTGTTTTATTATTCAGTGCTTATTTCCTTGTGGATATACATCTTTACTATCACATATGCTACAGATCGTGAATGATTTTCTGTTTGACCTTGGTTATTCTATTGAATACTGGCCTGATGCACTAAGAATTCCTCCCAACCTTTATTTGCATCACATGTGTTTTTGAATTTTCTAAACTCTATCTGAGAAAGCATATATTTGCTAACAATTACAGCTCTGGTAGAGAATCTTCTATATTGTTCTATTCTTTGTTATATGATAGAGCCCAAGGAAACCGAAGCAACTGATTTATGCAGGCAACTGAATGGATTAAAGCTCGAAAGCTCATACCTGGATGGTTTTTGTCACACCAAAATGAAGTATAAGAAAACCTTATAAAAGAAGATACATACCTGTCTGGGCGTCCTTGCTATCGTCGTTTCCAACCCATCCGCAGGTATTGCAGCTCCTTCCCAGATATGTGCTTAAGCGGCTACTGTTTGCTCAGGAAAATTTATCTTGTGAGTTGTTGTGATGCCATTGCTAGAGTACTATCTCGCTTATAGGTTACCTTTTCTTGCACATGGATGAATTTACTTTACCTGGTGTTTGTGAGCTATTGTAGTTCCATTGACCTACAGTTTTTACCTGATCTATTTCCGCCAATCAATGTATTATAGAACTTTTGACAGTTTATAGGCTTTGATTATAAGCTTGATTACATAATCAGTTTTTAAATTAAATGCCCATGCTGCAGATGGTATGCTAGAATTTTTGCTAGAGTACTATCTCGCTTATAGGCCGCCTTTTCCTACACATGGATGAATTTACTTTACCTGGTGTTTGTGAGCTATTGTAGTTCCATTGAcctacagtttttacctcatccatTTCCGCCAATCAATGTATTACAAAACTTTTGATAGTTTATAGGCTTTGATTATAAGCTTGATTACATAATCAGTTTTTAAATTAAATGCCCATGCTACAGATGGTATGCTAGATTTTTTGTCATATGAGCCTCAGAAGCACACTTCTTTGTCATATGAACCACATGCTACTGATGCTTTATGTTTGCTGTGTTCTTTGCTTAGGGTCTGCCACTCTTGGGTGCCCTTTTGGGTAATGGTCTAGCTGTTTCCTTGCATCCATGCTGCTGCAGGGTTGTAGTCGTACCCGTGGCCATGGTTATCACTCATCAACTTGGTCGTGCTCATGTGGACTATTTATTTCCAACAATGCCATCAAACCATCAGAGGTACCGTCCCGCTCACCGTGGTCTCGTTTTGTATTAGTTCACCACTTGTAGCAATCATCTGTTTTTTTGTTGCAGGTTCCTCGCCGGTTTCCTTTTGCTGCACCTTTGTTTGGTTGCTCTAGGGTGAGAGGACCTCTCTGCGTCTGTATGCTGATTTGGTCATGGAATTCGAGCCTCATTTGCTGCACCTCTGGTTTGTGTATTTTCATGGAATGCCACTCTCAAATTAGTTTAGCTTTGTCCACACATATTATGATGTTTTGTGTCTATTGCTGCCTTTGGCATATTTAATCATCTATGTGTCTGCCATGAATTTAACATGAATATATTCCTGTTTTTTGTTACTTCTCTTGGCTTGGATCACTATGTTTGTTCTACCTTTGCCTTTCAATACATCAAGGTGAGCTTCACACATCGTTCCCTCTGTTATTATATTCAGGCAATGAAGGATCAGTACACGCccaatcttctgtggcctcctctcaTAAGAACTTCTACATCGCTGTATGAAAATAGCTTTTCTTTGTCCATgtgattatttggggatttttgcccATAAAAATAGCTTCTGATGCCAATACCGAGATGTTATTGATGCATGTGAGCCACTCTAATTGACTGTATTTTAGAAATCGTGTACCCCACGATTTTGGAAACCATGTAAATGAGTTAATTGAGGACTGTAAGATCCCTTATCAGATTATATCATTTGTTGCTAACTCATGTTCCTTCAAACGCTTGCAGGGTTGGATTGGATATTCACAGAACTTTATACCATATACTTTGGGCATTGCTGAAACAACTGAATGTCAAAGGTACATGCCTTTTCTTTTGATTGTTGTAGCcatccttcatctccagagccatggggTATTTTCATACGCCCAGACCCAATGATTTCCCAATGATAAACTGCCTTTTACTTTTGTGTATGGTCTGCTGTGCTTATTTTAGCCCCTGCTAATTGATGCTAACTATGTTAGACATATTTTTTGGGTACCCAGGTGCTTATGGGTTGTCCTACAATTTGTGTGGATGTATTTAGCTGTGGCGTTTATGGTAGCTGCAGCAGCTTGTCAATTAGTTCTTAGTCAAGGACAGGTAATTTGCCTCTTAACCCTTTGCAACCATGTAATGCACACATGTTATCCAAAAGATTTTTTTGTAGGTTCTTGATTTTTTGctcttgcttcacaggcaccaatACATGCTACCACTTAATTCAGGTCATGGTACCACTTAATTCAGGCCATTGTACCTGCAACGTCCGGTCTTCATGGGAATGCGTACCGCCGCCGATCCTATTGACCCGCACTCGATCCCGACCGTCGATTGGGGTCGATGAACCCGGTACACGGGACACGGCGTCGACCCGCGTTCCCGGCTACTATGGTCTTAACGCGAGGaggtgccgagatacacgaggggtTGGAGCAGGACTGCAAGAGGAGTTGAGGACATGTTTTGTTTTAGATCCACCTGATTAGTCCCAAGTTTTTGCAAGGTCTGCTTCTTATGCAGAGGTTTCTTTTGATGGGCAGCCTAGCCAATTAATTATGGTTAGTCCTTTTACTTAGATTTAGTATTAGGTGAATTATTTGCTTCTGTGTCGATGAACAAATGAGTCTGATTTAATTTTGCTTTAGATTATTATCGTTTTCGATGTTGGTTTGAAGTTAAAAGTGAGAAAGAGATTAGGTGACAGGGATTTGGTGTGACAAACTTTTATTTTGTCTTGTGTTTAATCCTATTTAGCTTTTGTAGATAACTCTATGATAGCATCTGTACTGACAATAATTTGTGTAGAATGTTGAGTGCTTGAATTAACTTGATGTATATATGATAGCATCTGTACTGACAATATTTAACTTTTATTTTGTGTTTAATCCTATTTAGATCATGTATGTCGTAGAATGTTGAGTGCTTGAATTAACTTGATGGCAACAATAATTTGTATAGCCGGAAGAAGTAGTGCTTATATTCGAATCACCTCCTTTTAGCTAAGAGTAGTAGGCGATGAGCAGCAGGCAGGTGTGAGTCAAATAAAAGGAATGCAAGAACTCGAGTTTACCCTGATAAAAGGTTATTTAAACCATTTTGTTTTACTTTATGGGAATTGCATAACGAAGATATTCATAGTGGAATGGGCTTCTTTTCTTTCATAATTTACTTTCATCAACATGGTCTCCAACTCCTCATCTTGAAACATCGGATTGGAGATTTCGAGAGAAAAAAATTACTTGTAATAATTTCACAGATTTTACATGATCAGTACAGTAAGAAGGCTTGCAAGAATTCGTAAGATAGTTTTGAACTCTTCGCAAACCGAAAGGATCATATATTGACGCAAACAATTTATGTATTGTTTTTTACCAGTTTGGATCACTCTGGGCAATTCTCTCTGGAGTTGAGAGTACTCTGAGCACTGCCCATAGCGTGCCACGACGACCGTTTGCACTATAGGAGCCTCGCGACACAGGTCATC is drawn from Triticum dicoccoides isolate Atlit2015 ecotype Zavitan chromosome 4A, WEW_v2.0, whole genome shotgun sequence and contains these coding sequences:
- the LOC119285716 gene encoding uncharacterized protein LOC119285716, with protein sequence MLLQGCSRTRGHGYHSSTWSCSCGLFISNNAIKPSEVPRRFPFAAPLFGCSRVRGPLCVCMLIWSWNSSLICCTSGNEGSVHAQSSVASSHKNFYIAGWIGYSQNFIPYTLGIAETTECQRCLWVVLQFVWMYLAVAFMVAAAACQLVLSQGQAPIHATT